The genomic stretch TCTTGTCAACCCCTCTTTAAAGGAAAAGCGCCCTTTTTTCTAGCCCCAAAAATTTACACAAAAGTTTTTACACCACCCAGCCAGTCCTGGCAAGCCGGAGCTGATACTGTTAAGTTGAGCCTTAACTAGCAAGACATTCATCCCAATTACTTAATGATTCGCTGCATTAGTCGCCAGCCTTTTCCCACGGACCTGAGCGGCAGCATCATCAACCACCGAGCGCGATTGCACCGGGGTCCCAGATGATCCTTCCAGAGTCGATGCCCATAATACAAGAATTTGAGCAGAGCACGAGCTGTGAGATAATAGCGTGAACTCAGAAGGCATTCGATGTCATCCACTCTTCGGGTAGTTATACGAAGCCTACCAGCGGCAATGTCCTTGCGCATTTCCTCTATTTGTGTAGGATGCGAACCGACAAACCGCTCCAGCCAACTCGGATAAGCATAAACATTGTGAACCCGAAAGGGTTCTTCCAGGTGAAGGAAATTACGCTGTGCCCATTCTCGCGATGCTCGTGCATGGGTCGCCCATTCGGCTTGACTGTAGTAGTTACATTTGTCCTGCACTTGTTTAGGAAAGACTAAAGAGTAATGGTATAGAAAGATTCCTTGTTGAGCCAATTGATATCCGTTTACCCACTTTAGTTCACGTAAATCTCGCCCTTGGGAATCATGCACGGTCGGGGGACGATGAGTTACATATCGGTGGCCTGGTCCCCATTTGAAAAGTCGGTGATATATCTCAGCTCCCCGCCGCAAATACCATCCATTAGTTATGTAATCAAAACCTCCCCAAAAAGTGATGCTCTTAAAAGACACCGCGGTAATGTTGGGCTCACGTCTAAGCATCTCCAAGACGGCCCCCATGTCTTCTGGTTTGTAAAACTCATCTACGTCAATCTGCCAAAGATATTCCCCCGTCGCCCGTTTAGCATAAGCATGGCTTTGCTCATGCTTTTCTCCCGGCCAAAAGCCGTCAGGATACCCCTCATCTTCAGCCGTAATGATGATAAGCTTGTTCTCACAATCCTCTTGGTCCTTGAAGGACCTCAAGGTGTGCAGTGTACCATCGGTCGAATGGCCATCGGGCGTGGCAATGTCGGCAGCAGCTCGCACTGCGCCTTCCACGACGATGATTTCGTGAGCAAACCGATACAATGCTCGCAAGTTGTAACGGATAAAAGGCTCCCCGTTGAGCACGATCATTCCATAGGTAACCTTGGGTAACATGGTCATCTCTAACAGGACCTTACAAGTGGCGACGTGCTACGTGAGAGACTAAAAAAGAGCGAACAGCGGACGAATCAGCATAGGGCTCGCCATAATGGCGTGCCAGCGCTGGTAACAAATGAACGACATCTCCTTCAACGATTTCTGGGTAATGCTTCGTGCCGCAGATTTCCGCGGCCTGTTAAGCATATGGCAGCTCATTATACGCTTTTTCGCGAAAACCGATGCTGTAGGTGTGGACGGGCTCGCCGCTCAGTTTGGCCATCAAGGCAACAACAACGCTGCTATCCACCCCTCCACTCAGCAATGCACCCAGAGGAACATCGGCAATCATGCGCAGACGCACCGCCTCCGTCAGCTTTTCCTCTAGACCGTCCAATGCGTCCTGCTCTGAAATCCGAACTTTGCGGGTGTAATCTACATCCCAGTAACGCTCCAGATACAGGCCGTGTTCATCAAACAGGGCATAATGGGCCGGCGGCAGTTTGCGGATCGATTTGTAGATAGTCCAAGGGGCGGGAATGTACTGTAACTGCAGATACAGCTCCAATGCCTCCATATCCATCTCCTGACTGACATTTGGATGTCGTGCCAGGGGGTCGATCTCAGAGCAGAATACGATGCCACCACTAACCAAGGCATAATTGAGGGGTTTCTTTCCGGTGCGGTCGCGTGCCAAAAACAGGCACTGGTTACGCTCGTCCCATATCGCAAAAGCGAACATACCTCGCAGTTTCTTGAGACACGCCACACCGTGCCTCCGGTACAGGGCAAGGATGACCTCGGTGTCCGATTTCGACCGAAAGGTGTCACCCAGATCCTGGCATTCCTTTCGCAGCATCTGGAAATTGTAAATCTCACCAACGATGCAATTGCCGGTTTCGGGATCCAACATGGGCTGATGCCCGTGAGGGGTGAGGTCGACGATGCTCAACCTGGCATGGCCAAGCACACATTGCCTGCCTGGCGATACCCAGACCGCCGAATGGTCAGGCCCTCGGTGGCGGATAGCCTGAACCATTTGCCTTAATGCCTCAAGAGAGGGTTCTCTGTCATAGGCTACATGTCCAGCAATACCACACACGAGCTCACCTTTGCCTGCCACCAATAATGCCCGTCAAATCACATTCGGGCTGGGTTGCGGTCGCTAACTATGCAAAATCCCCACAGAGGATAAGGCGATCATCTTTTCGGCTCTATCGCGAAAATATTCATCACAGGCCCTTGTGACCCCCGGCCAGGGCAAACTAAAGGCCCTTCATAGCATGCTGTTTCGATGTTGTCTGTTCTTGAGTGCGGATCCGATGCTCCCGCGCCAACGCCTTCTTCATGAAATTGTTGCTCGCATGGACGTCTACTCCTAATGCACTAATTTGCGCAGGTTGCTAGAGTAAAAGTCCGCCACGCCAAAGAGACTCCCATTGCGCACCCGCATCTGCTCTCCATACGGCTGCTGCTCAAGCCCGGGATGCTGGGCATAGAGCCAGCGCAGGAACTCAGGGTAGTCGGTGCTAAGGATAAGGAATTTCATGGCTATCTTTGCTTCACCAAAATGGAGAGCCTTAGGCAACAGGCAAGACGGCCTACTTCAACCGCAATTGGAGCAAACTCTTCAGTCAACCAATTTTGATAAAAGAAATATTTTCTTTTATGCAAAAGTGCGGAAGCACCTATTTTTGCGATACGGACAAACGTTTTTGCCACCAGTCCCCATCGCCGTCGACACGATTTAGGACCATGCCGTAAGTACCAGGCTTGTCCTGTAGCAAAGGCTCTCTTGAGTTGATAAGAGACGGTCATCTTATAATTGGGTACTGCGTGAAACACCAGCAATTGTGGCGAGTAGAAAAAAACAGCATCATCTTTTAGCTCCCAAATTTTCTCAAAAAGAGCAGTTTCCTCGCCAACAGATAAATATTCCCCTTTCACCCCAACTCTCACATCGAAGCCCTCATACATTTCAAAGATTTCTTTTCTAAAAAACATATTGCTGCCGGAGAATGATTCTCCCTTTTTAAGAAATCGTGATTGTTTACCCCACGTTCTGATTTCATACTCATCTTTAAACCATTTGGGCTTAGGCAACTCGTAAAAAGGTAATATAGGCCCGCCGATACCAATGGGTGAGGGTTCGACTTCTTCAAAGCAGCGCAGAGCTGTCTCGAGCCAATCAGCACTTGCTTTGGCATCGTCATCTATAAAAGCCACATATGCTCCACTGGCATAGCGTAGCCCTGTGTTCCTCGCATGTCCCAGTCCAAGGATATCTTCCCGCACTAATATAATGTTGCAGTCCCGATGCGAAGCTTGAAAGTTCTCCACAACTTCAAGGGTAGCATCCGTCGAAGCATTATCCACAACAATAACTTCATAGAGATCTCTATTAAGAGTTTGCTTTTTCAGGCTTTCCAAAACTCTCACAATCATATTGGCACGGTTGTAAGTGCAGATGATGACCGATATCTGAATCACTTTTACCAAATCCTTAACACTACACCAAAGGCAATCTTAGAAACAAAGAGACCTGGGGAATACCACATCGCCCGGAGCAAATACTCCAGCTCCCTCTTCTTGTCATGGCGCGCACGTGCCAGCTCAGCCAGACGCAAATAACCCTTGGCCCTACCGGTCCTGCCCGCCCATCTCATATGAGCACAGTTTCGGGCCAAAGCCTTTTCAGTTGCTAGCCTGATTTCTCTCTGGTGCTTTGCTGTCAATGATCGGCCATGGCGTCGATAAAGGTACAGATCTTTGTGCAAGGGTTGTAATCGGAACCAAATTGATGCTCTTAGCCAAAAATCATAGTCCTCTGCCAAAAATAGGTCCTCAGCGTATCCACCAATTTTTTCGTAGACCCTGCGTCGATAAAGAAAACATGGTCCGATAGCGTTTCCTCGCAAGAGCAATTCCGGGTCAGAGATCGTCACTCGGCCAAGGAGATTGTCTTCGTCATCAATATTGCTATAATCCGTATAAACAATGTCGATTCCAGGATGAGATTCCAAAACGGCCACCATTTCATCAAGCGCCTGCGGACGGTAGCAGTTGTCGTCAGAAGTCCAAGTCAGGTAAAGGCCCTTTGCTTCGGCAAAACCCGTATTTAACCCGGCTGGCAACCCGCGGTTTGTCTCGTGTCGCACGGAACGAATACGATTGCCGTCTCCCCCCACATATCGGGCGATTTGGGCTTGTGTATCATCGGTTGATCCATCGTCCACGATGATGAGTTCCCAGTTGGAATATGTTTGGGACAGACAACTCTGAACTGCTTGATCCAAATATCCTGAGCCACCATTATAGGTTGGCAATACGATGGAAACTAATGGGTTGCGCGTCATGCTCTTGTACGCTTTAACAAAGCTGATACGATCCTTTTCGCGGCCTTTCCGTCACCGTACGGGTTCATACCCCTCGTCATAGCCGCGTATGCATCTGCATCTGTCAGAAGCCGAGTGGCCTCCTCCATTATGCGACGGCGCTCGGTACCAACCAATCGGGCTACACCTGATGTAATCGCCTCAGGCCGCTCAGTGGTCTCACGCATAACTAGGACCGGTACGCCCAGGCTCGGGGCTTCCTCCTGAATGCCGCCCGAGTCGGTCAAGATCAGGGCTGAACGCTTCATCAAATGGACAAAAGAGAGATAGTCCAGCGGCTCCGGTAGGCTCACGTTTGGCAGGCCGGAGAGAATTTCCAATACCGGGCGGCGCACATTGGGATTTAAGTGCACGGGGTAGACAAAATGCACGCCATCCGAAGAGAATTTCATGGCCAGTTCCCGAATCGCGAGGCAAATCTCCCGTAAGGGCGATCCAAAACTTTCCCGCCGGTGGGCTGTGATCAAGATCAGACGAAGGTCGTTAGGAATACCGGCCAAAGGGCCATTAGACCAGTCATACGGTTGCGCGGCCACGGCCAACAGGGCATCAATCACCGTGTTCCCCGTCACCAGGATTCGGTCTTCCGGGCAACCTTCTCGCAGCAGAGCCTGCCGGGCACGCTCCGTAGGAGCGAAGAGAAGGTCTGCTAGGCTGTCGGCAATGCGCCGGTTCACTTCCTCTGGAAATGGCCTGAACCGATCACCAGTGCGCAGGCCCGCTTCAACATGTCCAAAGGGCACCCTATGATAATAAGCCACCAGCGCGGCCACCAGAACAGTTGTTGTATCACCCTGGGCAAGTATCCAATCGGGTCGTATCTCTTTCACAACGGGATCCAGTCTTGTGAAAATATCGGCGGTCAACTGGGACAAAGCCTGATCAGGCCGCATGATGTTCAAATCGTAATCTGGCTGGATGTCAAACAGTCCCAGAACCTGGTCCAGCATCTCCCGATGCTGACCGGTAACGCAAACCACCGATCGCACCCGATCCTGATGCCCGGCAAGTTCCCTGATCACAGGAGCCATCTTGATTGCTTCTGGACGTGTACCAATCACGCTGAGGACGCTTAACACCCGGGCCCCCCAGGATACTTCACGCCAATGGTTACCAGCAGATAGCCCTGATTGCAGTCTCGTAACTCTTCCAGCGACATGCTTTCTATCCAGCTTGATAAGGCCTTGCGAAGCGGATGATCAGCAGGCAGAAAGGAGAGAGCATGTTTTTCTCCTACGGAGCATTCCGACATCACATACAGCCCTACAGCCTCAAAGTCTTCACGAAGCGAAAGGATGGGTATCTCCAGGCCGTAGGGCCAGCGCCCCTCCCGTTCCATCAACGCCTTGCCCATCCGATAAGCCACGCTGGCGGCGTTGGGGACCAGCGAGATCACGCGGCCGCGCGCCACGCGGCGCCACTCCCGCAGCATGGCGCGGCGCTCTGCCGGTGTAAAGTGTTCCAGCAGGCCTGAACTCCACACACAGTCGAAAAAGTCATTTGGGAACGGCAACGGTTGCTGGGCGTCGCTGCACACGGCTTCAAGCCTCAGGCCCAGGTCCGCGGCGCAAGCTTGGGCGAAATCCAAGCTCTGCTGGCTGATGTCCAGGATGGTTACCTGGCGGCCGGCCAGCGCCAGACCCAGCGAAATCTCACCAGTGCCGCTGCCAATCTCCAGGACGCGTTCCCCGGGCGCCGTCGCCAGCAGCACCTCCAGTGCCCACGGCGTACGTTGATTGCTGCGCACACGTTCAATGAGCGCCTGGCGGTCGGCTTTTGCCACCAGGGTCTCGTTCCAGGCGGCACCGCTGAGAGGGGAGCGTTTCTGGCCGCGCCAAGCCAACATCAAACCGTCGGCAGGATGGCCCTCGTAGCCGACCGGTTCCCAAGCGACGTTGTCGCAACCCCGGCGCAGCAAGGCGGCCAGTTCTTCCGCCGCCGGCCAGCGCTCCCACGGCGGACAAGCCAGGCGCCCCCATTGCGTCTGCTGCTTGTCCACGATGACCACCCATCCACCCGGCCGCGCCACACGGATCATCTCGGCCACTGCGGCCTGCAGGTTGGTCGAATGTTCGATCGCTTCCACGGAAAAGACCACGTCGAAGTGATCGTCGGCGCAGGGGATCGCCTCCAGCGCGCCCTGACGGGCGGCAATATCGGCCGGGATGTGTGCCAGCAGAGCTGGCGAGATGTCCACGCCCATACAGTCGGCGGCAGGATGAACTGCCTTGATGGCCTTCAGGAAACGGCCCTTGCCGCACCCCACCTCCAGAACCCGGTCGTGGGGCCGGATGACGGCCAGGAGCGCCTGCAGACGGCGGTCGTCAGCCGCAACCGTCTCGGGGAAGATATGGGCGTTGCGCTCGAAGAACGCTAGCGTCCGCAGGAGATGGGCGTCCAGGTAGAATTTGGCCGCCCAGGACAGTTCGACATTAGGAAAGTAGTCTGCACCTGGGCCATTGCTCCCGAGAAAACCGCCAGAGGGCTGCTGATGCGCCTCCAGCCAGGCCAGCGCCTTGTCAGCGGGCTCCCACTGGCCGACCTTGTACCAGCAGATCGCCAGTTGCGCAAGGCCGGGGGTGCAGACCCAGCGAACGCCTGCCTTGCCTCGCACGGCGCCATCGGCCATCTGCTCCCCGCGCAGCCGGTCCAAGACGGGCAACGCCAGTTCGGCGCGACCTAGCTCAATCAGGGCTTCCAACTCGTAACCCAGGAAATGGGTCAGGATGTCCATCTGCAGCGCCTGGGGATGCTCGGCGTAATAGTCCAGACAGCGTTCCGCCGCGACCCGATAGGTAGGACAGTCCAGCCGGTCGGCGGCCTCGACCAGCGGCGGCAGCGCGTACAGGTGGACGCTCTCGGGGATGTCGCCCTGGCAGCGCACGCCGAAGCCGCCTCGCCCACCGTCCACCATCCGGCTGCACAGATAGTCGGCGGCGCGGCGGGCCGCCGTCAGCGCGCCGGACTCCAGGTCAGCCCCGGCCAGTAGCCCGCGCAAGACTTGAGCCGTGTCGAAGACATAGGGCAGGCCGCCGTCCGGGTCGGTATAGGCGCCGTCCCCGCGCTGAATCACCATAAGCCAGCGGAGCAATCGCATGGCCAGGTCGCGCTCGCCGTAGCGAAGAAGGGTGGGGATGAGGTAGCCCGTTAACTTTGGATAGGCGTTGGAATGGGCAGAATGGACGCGGATGCCACCGTTGGGAAGCTCATGAGAGCGCAGCCAGGTGAGGACACGCGATGCACAAGAGAGACGGATTCCGACTCTCCTCACACGCCAATTGCTCAAAACTGCGTTGATGGATCTGAACAAGCGAAGCCCTTTTCTGCTCATTCTCTTCGAAACCGGTTCGCTTCACGACTGACACGACGAACGATGCGCTTGCCCATAGTCGGTACGCTGGACTCAGCAAGCGTTTCCTGTGCCCGCCAGATAGCCCATTGGGCCCACTTGCCCAAAGAGAGCGGAGGCATCGCCAGGGAATCCCGATAAATTGCCACCTCCATTGCATCAACAATGCTGCGATCAAACCGCTGTGCTGCCTTAACTGCGCCGGCAGATATGGTCTGTCGGTATTCGGTGTCTTCGCAAACCTTGCGAATCGCCTCTGCCAACGCGGAGGGGTTCTCATATTCTCTAACTAAACAAGCATTTCCATCATAGGTTAGATACTCATTCATCGGCGCAATGTCGGAAGTTACGATGGGTGCTCCACAGGCCGCGGCTTCAATGAAAACCATCCCGAATCCTTCCCATCGGCTGGGCACACAAAAGCAGTCGCACCAAGAGTACCACAGAGGGAGTTCCGGATTCTTGACGGATCCCACCCAAAAACAGCGATCTGCCACCCCAATCTGCTCGGCAAGAGATATATACGGACTAGCATCGCCCAAGCCAACAAAAACACATGAGTAATCAGCCGGAAGAAACTGCAGAGCCCGAATAAGCGTATCGAGATTCTTCTCGTGAGATTTTCGTCCCACATGCAAAATGTGTCTCCCGGGAGGGAAACGACGGGCGATGGATCGAAGACGGTCTTCATCCCTAATGGGATAGAACACCTTCGTATCAACCCTGTTGGGTAACCTCCGAATTCGCTTCGGGTCTACCCCTTTTCCCAGAACCAGTTCCTCCACTGCTGCGGATATGCATATTACAAGGTCGGCGTAGCGAACAGACCGATGCAGTAATGAAGGGTTGGTATCATGCACACTGACAATCACCGGAACATCGGGCAAGCGATAGCGACACGCCAGATCCGCTGGCCAAAATCCACCATAAGCCCGCACAATATCAGGTCGGATGTGTCGCAAAACCTTAGAAAATCCACGTTCCGAGGCGCCGATGATGGTCATGCCATATGCTCTCCGTTCACCTTTTTCCAGTGGGCTCAGTGCGAAGACTTCACGAAACATCTTCTGTGGATTGTAATAGCTCTCCAACCACGAATCGATCCCTTTCCGCTTGTAAGCATCAATAGGGTCAGAAGGAATTACAACCAGGCGTAATGCACTACTGCTCAACGAAACCATCATCCCTAACCACAATGTAATCAAATCCGTCTTTCCATAGGGAAACAACTTCCATCACCGGTGAGTGAGAATACCAATAAGCACGAAGCAGCCGACTAGGTCGGGGCATTCTTTCTATGCAGCGATACCAACCACCATCATTCAAGAGAATATCAAACGGGTTCGTCCTTTCTGTTACCTGATAACCTCCGCCCGTCTAGGGGACAGGATACTCCCCAAAGGGACGATCCTCACACTCTGTTTTCCTCACAAATATGATCCTATTACCACGCGCCATGACCAACCAAAGATGGTATGGCCGTCCAAATGCGATCTCGGCAAATATGGAAAGGTGTTTCAATTGGCCCCGCGTTAACTATACGACACATTTCAGCAAAAGCTCTCTTCGGATCTGGCAAGTGCTCAAAGACGTGATGTGCATAAGCGAAATCAAAAGTTTTATCGGCAAATGGTAGCGCGGCCAAATCAGCCTAAACGAACAAACACCCTAGCTTACGGAAATCTTCCACTTTTATTTCCGGACCGTTTCCCAAGGGCCGTTGAACAGGTTCCACGAATCTATCAACTACCACCATAGATCGTGGATGAGGGTTAGCGCCACATCCAAGATCA from bacterium encodes the following:
- a CDS encoding glycosyltransferase family A protein, which gives rise to MLPKVTYGMIVLNGEPFIRYNLRALYRFAHEIIVVEGAVRAAADIATPDGHSTDGTLHTLRSFKDQEDCENKLIIITAEDEGYPDGFWPGEKHEQSHAYAKRATGEYLWQIDVDEFYKPEDMGAVLEMLRREPNITAVSFKSITFWGGFDYITNGWYLRRGAEIYHRLFKWGPGHRYVTHRPPTVHDSQGRDLRELKWVNGYQLAQQGIFLYHYSLVFPKQVQDKCNYYSQAEWATHARASREWAQRNFLHLEEPFRVHNVYAYPSWLERFVGSHPTQIEEMRKDIAAGRLRITTRRVDDIECLLSSRYYLTARALLKFLYYGHRLWKDHLGPRCNRARWLMMLPLRSVGKGWRLMQRIIK
- a CDS encoding glycosyltransferase family 2 protein; translation: MIQISVIICTYNRANMIVRVLESLKKQTLNRDLYEVIVVDNASTDATLEVVENFQASHRDCNIILVREDILGLGHARNTGLRYASGAYVAFIDDDAKASADWLETALRCFEEVEPSPIGIGGPILPFYELPKPKWFKDEYEIRTWGKQSRFLKKGESFSGSNMFFRKEIFEMYEGFDVRVGVKGEYLSVGEETALFEKIWELKDDAVFFYSPQLLVFHAVPNYKMTVSYQLKRAFATGQAWYLRHGPKSCRRRWGLVAKTFVRIAKIGASALLHKRKYFFYQNWLTEEFAPIAVEVGRLACCLRLSILVKQR
- a CDS encoding glycosyltransferase yields the protein MTRNPLVSIVLPTYNGGSGYLDQAVQSCLSQTYSNWELIIVDDGSTDDTQAQIARYVGGDGNRIRSVRHETNRGLPAGLNTGFAEAKGLYLTWTSDDNCYRPQALDEMVAVLESHPGIDIVYTDYSNIDDEDNLLGRVTISDPELLLRGNAIGPCFLYRRRVYEKIGGYAEDLFLAEDYDFWLRASIWFRLQPLHKDLYLYRRHGRSLTAKHQREIRLATEKALARNCAHMRWAGRTGRAKGYLRLAELARARHDKKRELEYLLRAMWYSPGLFVSKIAFGVVLRIW
- the wecB gene encoding UDP-N-acetylglucosamine 2-epimerase (non-hydrolyzing) — protein: MAPVIRELAGHQDRVRSVVCVTGQHREMLDQVLGLFDIQPDYDLNIMRPDQALSQLTADIFTRLDPVVKEIRPDWILAQGDTTTVLVAALVAYYHRVPFGHVEAGLRTGDRFRPFPEEVNRRIADSLADLLFAPTERARQALLREGCPEDRILVTGNTVIDALLAVAAQPYDWSNGPLAGIPNDLRLILITAHRRESFGSPLREICLAIRELAMKFSSDGVHFVYPVHLNPNVRRPVLEILSGLPNVSLPEPLDYLSFVHLMKRSALILTDSGGIQEEAPSLGVPVLVMRETTERPEAITSGVARLVGTERRRIMEEATRLLTDADAYAAMTRGMNPYGDGKAAKRIVSALLKRTRA
- a CDS encoding methyltransferase domain-containing protein, yielding MFRSINAVLSNWRVRRVGIRLSCASRVLTWLRSHELPNGGIRVHSAHSNAYPKLTGYLIPTLLRYGERDLAMRLLRWLMVIQRGDGAYTDPDGGLPYVFDTAQVLRGLLAGADLESGALTAARRAADYLCSRMVDGGRGGFGVRCQGDIPESVHLYALPPLVEAADRLDCPTYRVAAERCLDYYAEHPQALQMDILTHFLGYELEALIELGRAELALPVLDRLRGEQMADGAVRGKAGVRWVCTPGLAQLAICWYKVGQWEPADKALAWLEAHQQPSGGFLGSNGPGADYFPNVELSWAAKFYLDAHLLRTLAFFERNAHIFPETVAADDRRLQALLAVIRPHDRVLEVGCGKGRFLKAIKAVHPAADCMGVDISPALLAHIPADIAARQGALEAIPCADDHFDVVFSVEAIEHSTNLQAAVAEMIRVARPGGWVVIVDKQQTQWGRLACPPWERWPAAEELAALLRRGCDNVAWEPVGYEGHPADGLMLAWRGQKRSPLSGAAWNETLVAKADRQALIERVRSNQRTPWALEVLLATAPGERVLEIGSGTGEISLGLALAGRQVTILDISQQSLDFAQACAADLGLRLEAVCSDAQQPLPFPNDFFDCVWSSGLLEHFTPAERRAMLREWRRVARGRVISLVPNAASVAYRMGKALMEREGRWPYGLEIPILSLREDFEAVGLYVMSECSVGEKHALSFLPADHPLRKALSSWIESMSLEELRDCNQGYLLVTIGVKYPGGPGC
- a CDS encoding glycosyltransferase family 4 protein, yielding MFPYGKTDLITLWLGMMVSLSSSALRLVVIPSDPIDAYKRKGIDSWLESYYNPQKMFREVFALSPLEKGERRAYGMTIIGASERGFSKVLRHIRPDIVRAYGGFWPADLACRYRLPDVPVIVSVHDTNPSLLHRSVRYADLVICISAAVEELVLGKGVDPKRIRRLPNRVDTKVFYPIRDEDRLRSIARRFPPGRHILHVGRKSHEKNLDTLIRALQFLPADYSCVFVGLGDASPYISLAEQIGVADRCFWVGSVKNPELPLWYSWCDCFCVPSRWEGFGMVFIEAAACGAPIVTSDIAPMNEYLTYDGNACLVREYENPSALAEAIRKVCEDTEYRQTISAGAVKAAQRFDRSIVDAMEVAIYRDSLAMPPLSLGKWAQWAIWRAQETLAESSVPTMGKRIVRRVSREANRFRRE
- a CDS encoding methyltransferase domain-containing protein; its protein translation is MAALPFADKTFDFAYAHHVFEHLPDPKRAFAEMCRIVNAGPIETPFHICRDRIWTAIPSLVGHGAW